The window CGCGTTACCCAGTTCGTCTGGGTTAAATTTCGCAATAAAGGTGTTCGCCCCTACACGATCAACCATGGCTTGGTTAAATACACCACTTAAGGAAGAGTGGAGAATAACATAAAGATCTTTCAAATCAGCATTTCTTCGAATTTCAGCGGTGAGAGTATAACCATCCATCTCCGGCATTTCGATATCAGAAATCACCAAAGAGATTTGCTCGTAGATCTCTCCTTCTCGAGCCATCTCAAGCAAGGTATTGTATGCCTCTTTACCATCTTTAACCGACAAGACCTCAAAGCCTATCGAACGGATAGCCCGTTCCAGCTGTTTACGTGCAACGGTAGAGTCATCGGCAATCATAATACGGCGTACGATAGGTTTGATCTGCTCCGCCTGAGCGATTTCCTCGCCAATCGCAGCGTCCATCGTCTCATCAACTGGGGCGATTTCTGCTAAGACTTTTTCTACATCGAGAATTTCAACCAGCTCGTTATCAATATTGGTTACCGCCGTCAGGTAATGCGCTTTACCCGCGCCTTCTGGAGGCGGCAAAATAGCTTCCCAGTGCATGTTTATGATGCGCTCAACCGAAGACACCAAAAATGCTTGGATGGTACGGTTAAACTCAGCAATCACCACAAAACATTTATCAATATCCGTGGTTGGGCGGCCACCAATTGCCAGACTCAAATCAATTACAGATACGGTATGGCCACGAATATGAGCAACACCTTTTACTAATGGGTGTAGATTTGGCATGACTGTCAGCTTTGGACATTGCAGCACTTCTCGAACTTTAAATACGTTAATGCCGTAACGCTGACGCCCCATCAATCTAAAAGTCAACAATTCCAATCGGTTCTGACCGACGAGTTGCGTACGCTGATTCACTGAGTCAAGAATCCCCGTCATATGCTCATCTCCATCTCAAACTTTTTGTTTTTAAATGATACTCTACCACTGGCAAGCATTGTTCCAGGGAGATCTTATGGCGTATTTCACTATCACTTCGACTACATTGACTAAGGCAATATGTAGAGCGGTATTCACAAAGTACGCTAAGGCTATCGGCATTTTGCTCAGTATATTTAGCTTTTTTGTTCACTCAGCGACTGATAATCAGCTCGAACAGATAAAAACGGCGGCAGAACAACACGTTCGAACTACCGTCGAGCAACCTGCAGGCGGTGAGTTAACCGTCAATGCAGCGAATATCGACTCCCGGATTAAAGCTACAGACTGCCCCGATGTGCTCAGCACATCAGCTTCTACCACCAGCAGCACGCGCAGCAATATTAATGTTCTGGTTGAATGCCCTGCTGATGACTGGAAAGTCTACGTTCCTGTGCGTATATCGGTTTCTGTTCCGATGATTGTCAGTACTCGCCAGCTTGTCCGAGGAGAAATCATCAGTGCTTCAGACGTCACCACGTCGATGATTGAATTGCAGCGCTTTCGCAAAGATGGTTTTACTGACTATTCGCAAGTCGTGGGCGCTAAATTAAAACGGAGTGTTCGCCTTGGAGATGTGCTAGAACGCAATGATGTGTGTGTTGTGTGTCGTAATGAGAAAGTGACGATTCAAGCGGTAAAATCGGGGATGGTGATCACGACTCAAGGCACCGCGTTACAAGACGGCGCAGCTGGCGATCAAGTGAGAGTGAAAAATGATAAGTCACAACGTATAATAGAAGGCATAGTGACTGGCATTGCGGAAATCACCGTCAACTTTTGACCTTTCGGCGAACAATAGCACGTGATGAAAATCGATCAATAAAAGTGCACAAAATGATTAAAGTTATTTTGGCGTTGGTCGATAGTCTGAGTACCAGTATTACGATACAAGGCAAAGGTAAAACATGGCAGGTATAGACAATATACGTTCAGGTCAGATGATGACGACTAATAATAGTCGCGCGCCTGCACGTAATGACTCGAAAACGACCAACACAACAGAGTCGCATAAAGTGTCAGCGCAACAAGATGCAGTATCTTTGAGCCAACAAAGTAAAGACGTCAATAAACTCCAGAAGGATATGGCAGCTTCACCGGCTTATGACACCGCAAAAGTGGCTGCAATCAAAGAAGCAATCGCAAACGGCTCATACAAAGTTGATCCAGAAAAACTGGCCGACAACATGATTAAGCTTGAAAGCGAATTGCAAGGCAAAATCTAACTGACTCAGGCTCAAGGTAAGTATTCATGGCAGCATTAGTCGATCTCGTAAATTTCCAATTAGAAAATGCAAAAGCACTTTCTGTGGTTTTACGTCAGGAAACACAAGCCATCACTGCACGTGTTTCTGCTGATATCGAAAGTATTGCCAAACAGAAAATGACACTCATTGATCAATTAAAGACCACTGATCAGCGTATCGCCTCTCACCCGCACGTCAATCAACTTACCGAAGATGAACAACTAAGCCAGGTCGTAAACCACATCCAATCGATCGTTATTGATTGCCAACACGTCAATCAAATGAACGGCGAATCGCTCAACCGCGCGCAACTGAGCTTCACCAAGCTCAATAACATGCTTCAACGCACTCACGGCAAAGTTGGTATGACTTACAATGCCGGAGGCCAAACCCACACCATTTCGACGCTAGGTACCAATATCAAAGCCTGATTTTACTCTTCGTGATACCCCTATCGTTTATCTACTCTGAGTTATACGCATAAAAAAACGACCCATTGTTACCAATGAGCCGCCAGAAAGATTATCTGTATTTTTAGAGCAATTAGAACAGGGTCTGCTGACGCTTTTCAGGCACCTGCTGTACTTCACCATAATCGCGTAGCTTATCCATTTTTCGGATGTCCAGACGAAGTTCAGTGACATAACTGTCTTCGACCAAGTAGCTTCTCACCACTTCCGCGCCGCGAATAACGCCGTCAACCGCACCGGTTGTGCTTTCAGTACCTAAACGCTGATCTTGCAGCTCGGCGCGGCCACTGACACGCATACCATAGACCTGCTCTGCCAGTTCACGGTAAGCATCAATTTTCGATGCACGCATTGCTCGGACACGCTTTTCTTCCACAGTACGACCGGTTTGTTCACTCACACTCGCGTAGCCTACTGCGACTAGCAATTCATCTTGGCGCATCTGCTGGAGAGGCTGACAACCCACTAGTACTAAAGTGGCAAAAATAAATATTAGTTTCTTCATGGCTCGCTCCTATGGGCGGAGAATGACAGTATATGGCTGACGAATTGTTGGGTCTGAGCGAATCAGTACACCGTCTTGGGTACGAATGCTATTTAGTGTGTCTAAATCGCGGCCAATTCGATCCGCTGGCAAGAAGCCCTGTGCCGTTGCAACTACAATTCGGCTTTGCATACCGACCATACGGGCGTTGACTAACACACCGCCCTCTTGACGTAGCATGGTACCCGTTAGCACATATTGGATTTCTTGCTCTTTCGCGAGTTCTTTCCAGTCTCGGCTCAATGCAAAATCACCCTGTTGGGTGACTTGAATCGAGCCCGTCGTTTTGAAATCCACCACTTTAAAACCACGACGCTGGAACTGATGGATGAACCCTTCAGATACCGAGTTCCCCAGCCAATTGGTCGCATCCATATTTTGTAGATCAACGAATGACGTGATCGCAATAGGTGTACGTGCAGAAACCGCAACGTTAGACACCATCAACTCTTCCGTCATGCTTTCGATAAAAAAGTCCATCGTATGACGCGGGCTGTCCATCAGCATAAACTGACTGCCTGAATAGGGTTCTTTACCATTGTAAATTGGTGAATACGCGCACGATGTCAACAGCGTCATCATCGATGCGGCAACAAGCCATTTTTTCATGGTTTGATTCTCCAGATAATCTCGGGGGTCACTGTTCCTTACTATTACAGGCAAGAAACGTAATGTTGGAACAGTCCTTGCTTTTCTTTTGTTTGTCCAAACGAAGAAATCGCCACCAAACTTCACTGAATTTGTTATAGCAATATTTATACCTGAACGGTTGTAAACCATGAAAAAAATATTAATCAGCGTATTTTCAATCACTTTCGTCCTACTCCTGCCTTTTCGCGCAATTGCAGCCTGGTATGAAGTGACAGGCGTTGCCACGATCGTTTCTTCTGACGATGCGGCAAGGCTACACGCTTTGGAAGATGCGCTTTTTAAAGCCGTCAACTTTTCGGGTGCCGATATCGGCAGCGTCAGTAATTTAATGCCGCTATTAGAAGAGAACCGCAAAGAGTATCAATTCACTAACCATGAAGTACGCTACATCCTGGTCGAATCAGAGCGTAAACGAAGTGGAAAGGTGATGATGAAACTCCGTGTCGATATCTATCCATCGGCAATGGGTTGCCACACGGCTCAATACAAGAAAACCATCCTAGTCGGGAATATTGATGTTGCCTCTCCTCAACAAGCGGTGATGGGACAAATCTATCAAATCGGTGATGACTTTAGCCACGTCGTGAATCGCCAGCTCGATCAAACTTCCCGCAGTTTCGTCTCTGTGGGTACAACCGACTACTCAATTAGCCGTAACTACCCAGCTCGTACACAGATGATTGCTGAGGATAATGGGGCACAGTACATTATAGGTGGTGTGATTACTGACTTAACCGCGACGATTGAATCTCAAGTCCTAAAAGATGACATCATCAACCGGCAGTTTGCCTTAGAGATGAAGGTTTATGATGGTAAAACTGGTCATGAAGTCTTTTATAAGAATTACCGCGAAGTGGCTCGCTGGCCGTTTGCGAAAACCAGCCAGGTCGACACTCAAAGCGCACGATTCTGGGCATCAACATACGGTGAAATGATGCTGCGTGTTAGTCGTAATATTATGTTAGATCTGGAATCAGAACTCTCTTGTAAGATAACCTTACCAGAAGTTGTGGCCATCTACGGTAATACCGTCACCATGGATTTAGGCCGGATGCACGGTGTCAAAGAAGGCGATAAGTTGCAATTGTGGCACACCGCTTCTTTTATCGACCAAAGCGGCTTGCCGCGCAATAAAGTGTCGCAAAGCGAAGTGACATTAACCGTGTCGCGTGTCTATGAGCACGAAGCAGAACTAAGTATCGATCAACCTAACTTATCATCAAGCGTTCAAATTGGTGATGTAATGAACAAGATACTCTAAAAGACAACATTAGCCCTTGAGATATGCGTACTTTTGAATATTATAGGTGACGCATCTTATTTGATTATACCAACTGTAGTACTTGGTATTACGCCCTCATGGCACAGCTGGATAGCGCAGTCCCCTCCTAAGGGACAGGTCGTAGGTTCGAATCCTACTGGGGGCGCCACATCAGAGCCTTAGTTAGTTATTGGACTAAGGCTTTTCTTTTCTCCTAATTTGATACCACTCGAGACAAATCACTGCAGTTCTCTGTCTCTGTTTCCTGAACATTTACTAACGGCGCAAAACCAATTTGAAAGACAGCTATTTACAGTTTTGTATTTTATGACTTTAATTATTGATGAGTTTTGCTTACCCTTTCGGCTATTAATAAGAATGTTATTTAATGCTATGTCTAAGAGCAATTTGATTACCAATACCGGACACCGTTTTATATCCAAAGGTAAAACAGCCTTTAAGATCCACATCCACACCCCAGAGGATACGGTACTTCACCGCTCTGTAGGCTTCGTGCGCATTGGAGAGGAGAAGGGACTAAAGAAAGCCATTAAATTGAGAAATGAATTGGGCCAGCAGATGTGGGGCAAGTTTTGGCGGCGCCTTTTGAAAGATCCTTATCTGATGACAAGATTACCGCACAGTGTTGAACCTAAAATCGTTCATAAACCCAATCCAACTCTCGATAATCCAGACAATCGCGACACTTGTTACATTGCCAAGTGGCGTGAGTTTAACGAACACGGAGAATATAAGTACAAGACGGTCGTACGCTCAATCAGTAAATACGGCAAACTTGCCGCATACATGCAAACCAAAAAAGCGTTGCTGGAAGCACACAAGGAGAACCTAGAAATTCTTACCTTTATGGGACGCCTAAACAGTATCGATCTTAAATAGCCCACTTTACCACAGCATTTTTTCGATCTAATACTGTTGAGAATAACAGTTAAGATTCTCTCAGATATAAAAATGCCCCAAAGCACGAGTACTTTGGGGCATCTAAATTCAGAATTCTATTCGTTCAAATAGTAACTTATTGCTGAACTTGGTATTCAAACTCAGGAACAATCACTTCTACACGACGGTTTTGTTGGCGGCCTTCACGTGTTTCGTTAGAGGCGATTGGGTTGTTTTCACCTTCGCCGCGAGCGTGGATGCGTGATGCATCAATGCCTTTTTCGACTAAAGCGCTAGCGACAGACTCTGCACGTTTCTCAGAAACTTTCTGGTTGTAAGATGCAGCGCCAGAAGTATCTGTGTAACCAACCACTTCAACATTAGCTTGTGGGTGCTCGTTTAGGAAAGCAACCAGGTTGTCTAGTTTCGCTGCACTTTCAGGTTTTAGCGTTGTGCTATTTAGATCGAAGCCACCAGTACCGATAGTTTGAGTTTCGAATGTTTTCGTTACAACGACTGGTTCTTCTACAACAACCACTTCTTCAACGATTGGTGCTTCTTCAACGACAGGCTCTTCGCTGCCACCGAATTTGAATGAAACACCTAGAGTCGCCGTGTTGCCTGCTGCACGAACAACATCGTTGTTGATATCTGTGATAGTTTGGTATTCCGCGCGAGCAGTTACGTTTTGGCTTAGGTTGAACTCAAGACCTGCAGCACCTAGGTAAGAGTAATCGTCTTTACCGTCAAACATTACGTAAGCACCACCCACTTTACCGTAAAGTGCGATGTCTTCTGTGATTGGTAAGCTGAATTTAGGAGCAAGAGTGATAGCTTCTACGTGACCACCGAATGAGGTGTCATCGAAATCACCAACGTTGTCGAAGCCTGCTTCAACGGCAATGTAGTCATTGAAATCGTAACCAACAAAAGCACCAAGAGTCGAGTCGTCTTTATCGCAAGATTGACCTGCTACACAAGCATCTTCCAACCAAGATTTACCCATTTTACCGCCAACATACACTTCTGCTTGCGCCGCTGATGCCATAAGTAAAGATGCTGAAATTACCGCTGCTAGTTTTTTCATTATTGATTCCTATAAAGAATTACTTTTATTAGTTCTCGAAATGCGTCGCCGACTGACGTTGTATTCCAATTTGATTCATTCCTTGAGCGTATACCGAAGCCAGCTTTGTGCATGTATATGCAAATTACTTATCAAAGGTTGCTCGGTTAGCATTCCTGTACCGTGATCAGGACCGCTATCTGGGTCTCACTGATGAGATGAACTATAACGCTAAGAAATCTCGAGAAAAATCCCAAAACTGTCAATTTAATGTCATCAAAACAACAAACATTATGTGACACAGAGCACCTAAAGCCTCATGCAACAAAGGAGCAAACGTTTGCTTTAGCAGGGACAATAAAAAAGCTAATGTAGATGATTATCTCAATATTGAGACAAAACTTGAGGAACTTTATGGATAGTAGAAATTAATCAAAGAGATAGATTAAAATTTGTTCATTGGCAAGTTATCGAAAAATATGATTTTTGATTACATTATTTTATCAAAAAGCAAACACTCAGACGTCAACATAGCACTTGTAGAAGAAAGTTTGACTAACCCTTTCGCTTTCATTCCAATCTATGGATACAAAAAAGCCGCGGTAATTTCCGCGGCTTTTGAATACTTATGCAGGTCAATTATGCATTGGCTTCACGTTCAGCGATAAACGCCAGTGCCATGTTGATGCGAGCGATACAACGCTCTTGGCCAATCAGAGCCATAACCGCATCAACAGATGGAGACTGTCCGCCACCTGTGACTGCGACACGTAGTGGCATACCAATTTTGCCCATGCCGATTTCTAGCTCTTCACAAACCGCTGCGATAACATCTTGTTTGATGCTTTCAGTTGTCCACTCAGTTAACGCTTCTGCTTTTGCAAGCGCAAGCTCTAGAGGCGCTTTTGCTACACCACGTAGGTGTTTCTTCGCAGCGCCCGCTTCAAACTCAGAGAAATCTTCGTAGAAGTAGCGAATCTGCTCAGCCAACTCAACAAGTGTATTACAACGCTCACCAACCAACTTGATCACTTCAGTGATTGCAGGACCGTTTGTCACATCCAACTTCTGTTGATCTAAGTGCCATTGCAAGTGCTCTGCAACGTAAGCTGGATCAGAGTTCTTGATGTAGTGGTTGTTTAGCCACTGCAGCTTATCCGTGTTGAATGCAGACGCAGACTTAGATACGGCGTCTAGGCTGAACAAGTTAATCATTTCTTCTTGAGTGAAGATCTCTTGGTCACCGTGAGACCAACCTAAACGAACCAGGTAGTTGTTTAATGCAGCAGGTAGGTAACCCATATCACGATATTGCATTACTGATACAGCGCCATGACGTTTAGACAGTTTCGCACCGTCGTCACCTAGGATCATTGCACAGTGAGCGAATGTAGGTACTGGTGCACCTAGTGCTTCGTAGATGTTGATTTGACGAGGGGTGTTGTTGATGTGGTCTTCGCCGCGAACAACATGCGTGATGCCCATATCCCAGTCGTCAACCACAACACAGAAGTTGTACGTTGGTGAACCATCGGTACGGCGAATGATCAAGTCATCCATTTGCTCGTTACGGATTTCGATACGGCCACGGATTTGGTCGTCAAATACCACGCTGCCCTCTTTCGGGTTACGGAAACGAATTACACAAGGATCACCGTCTTTTGCCGCGTCGTTTGCCGCTTTGATTTTAGGGTGGTTTGCATCGTAACGAGGCATTTCTTTGTTAGCTTCTTGCTCTGCACGAATCTCATCCAGGAGCTCTTTAGATGCGTAACATTTGTATGCTTTGTCTTCCGCAACCAGCTTATCAACCATTTCGTTGTAACGGTCAAAACGTTGAGTTTGGTAGTAAGGACCTTCATCCCACTCCAGACCTAGCCATTCCATACCTTCCAGAATCGCATCAACCGCTTCTTTCGAGTTACGCTCAAGGTCTGTATCTTCGATACGCAGAACGAATTCACCACCTTGGTTTTTAGCATATAGCCAAGAATACAGTGCCGTACGCGCACCACCAACGTGTAGATAGCCAGTTGGGCTAGGAGCAAAACGAGTTTTAACCGTCATTTGAGTTCCTTAGGGTTAATGTTCAACGAGAGGGTTCTCGTTGTATTGTCAAGGATAAAAGTGGCGACATTTTACCATCGTAAGTCAATACTACAATCCTTCCGTGTTCATATACCCAAATAACCTCTCGCTGCAGGGTTCAACGAAATTAACTTCATTGATAACAAACCTTGACCTTACCCTTGCAGTAAGGTTTAAGCTCATTATATAACGATTAGTGAGGACAAGTTATGAATCAGTTTGTAGTACCGTTATCAGGGCTTAACTGCATGGGTTGTGCAAGGAAAGTTGAGAAAACTTTACATGCAAATCATAGTGTTGAGATCCTAAACTTGTCTCCGACCTCTGTGGAAGTCAAAACCGATGCTTCTTTAAAAGAGATTGTTGAGTCTATAGAGTCCTTGGGCTATCAGGCAGGTCACGTCTATGACTTTAATTTGTCCGGCTTGAGCTGTGGCGGCTGCGTCAAAAAGCTCTCTGCTTTATTAGAGTCAAATGCAGACGTTATCTCATTTGAAGCTTCGACGACGCAATTAAATATCCGAACTCTTCTTCCTGAGCAGCAAGTCATCGACCTTGTCACAAGCTTAGGCTACACCGCGAGTAAAGAGCTCATCACAGAGACCGAAAGCACGGAAGCTAAAAGTGCCGAGCCAGAAGATGAAACCCAACCAGCACAAAGCGAAGCACCAGATAACCCACTGGAAGACATCCCACCAGCCAACAGCACCCAACTGCAAATGCTAATCCAGGGAATGACCTGCGCAAGTTGCGTTTCTTCAGTCGAAAAAGCATTAACTAAGGTTGAAGGTGTAGAAAAAGCACAAGTAAATCTTGCTGAACAAAGTGCCTTAGTGTTCGCGACGCAAGATTCAGAAGACTTACACCAAGCGATTGTCGAGTCGGTAAAACAAGCAGGATACCAAGCGGAAATCCTACAAGACGCCGCAACACAACAAGAAAAGCAAGCACAACAACAATTAGCTCAGCAAAAACGCTTTAAACTTGATGCCATTGCAGGCTTAGTGGTTGGTGCACCTTTAATGGTGTGGGGTGTGGCTGGCGGTAACATGATGATTCGCCACACCACTGACCAGTTCATTTGGGGTGCGGTCGGCCTGTTATGTTTGTTGCTTCTGGCAACAGCTGGTCGCCACTTCTTCAGTAACGCTTGGTTAGCAGCGACTCACAAACGCGCAACTATGGATACACTGGTTGCATTGGGCACAGGTGCTGCTTGGTTCTACTCCATTCTCGTAGTGGTTTTCCCAAATTGGTTCCCGCTCGCATCACGTCACGTCTATTTTGAAGCAAGTGCAATGATCATTGGTTTGATTTCTCTCGGTCACTATATAGAGGCCAAAGCCAAAGCCAACACTACTCGCTCATTACAAGCTTTAATTAACTTGCAACCACAACAAGCGACGGCTGTTACAGAGAAAGGCGATCAGACCATCAGCGTTGAGCAAATAACGCTTGGTATGAAATTAAGAATTAAGCCCGGCGAGAAAGTGCCAGTAGATGGCACCGTACTCGAAGGCGAATCCTATATAGACGAGTCAATGCTAACCGGAGAGCCTGTCCCGGTGCTAAAAGGGCTGGATGCAGAAGTCTCTGCTGGTACGCTAAACACCGACGGTAGCTTGGTTATCGAAGCCACTGGCATTGGTGCAAATACGATGCTTGCGCGCATCATTCGTATGGTTAGAACTGCTCAAAGCAGTAAACCTGCCATCGCCAAATTAGCCGACCAAATCTCAGCGGTATTTGTACCTGTCGTGGTAGGTATTGCCTTACTTGCTGCGCTGGTTTGGTTTGCAGTAGGTCCAGAGCCTAAAGCCAGCTACATGCTGGTGGTGACAACGACCGTACTCATTATCGCCTGCCCTTGTGCATTGGGGTTGGCAACACCACTTTCCGTCACAGTTGGCGTAGGCAAAGCCGCCGAGTTGGGCATCTTAATTAAAGATGCGGATGCACTGCAGTTAGCCAGTAAAGTCGATACGGTCGTATTCGATAAAACCGGCACGTTGACACAAGGAAAACCCTCTGTGCAGCAAGTGTTCACTCACGAGACCAGCCAAGATGAACTGCTTGCTATTGCCTATGCGGCTGAGCGTCAGTCTGAGCATCCACTTGCCAAAGCCGTGTGTGATTTTGCGAAACAACAAGACGCGCAAGAAGTCACGTTAGACAAATTCGAAAACGTTCGTGGACGCGGCATCTTAGCGACTTACCAAGGTAAACCATTGCTGATCGGTTCTTTGCAATTTATGCAAGCCGAGAACATTGACACAAGTAACCTAAAACAAGCGATAGAAGAGAGTGCAAAAAACGCGTGGACGCCTGTCGCTGTGGCTCTGGATAACAAGTTAGTCGGACTGATTGCGATTGCCGATCCAATCAAGTCAGACGCTAAAGAAGCGCTTTCAGCCTTAAAAGCTCAGGGAGTCAAAACCGTGATGTTAACGGGTGATAACCAGCACGTTGCTGATGCGATCGGTAAAGAGCTCGGCATTGATGAAGTGATTGCACAAGTGTTACCAGATGAAAAAGCACGGCATATTGAACAGCTTCAGTCTAAAGGCCATATTGTGGCGATGGTAGGAGACGGCATTAATGATGCGCCTGCTCTCGCTCTTGCCAACCTAGGCATTGCAATGGGAAGCGGCAGCGATGTCGCGATAGAAAGTGCGCAAATGACGATTCTCAACACATCACCAATGGCCGTGGTACACGCAATTGAGTTGTCGCGCGCTACACTTAAAAACATGAAACAAAACTTGTTTGGTGCCTTTGTTTATAACTCGTTGGGCATACCTGTTGCGGCAGGCGTACTTTACCCAGCATTTGGATTTTTGCTCAGTCCCGTAGTTGCAGGAGCAGCGATGGCACTGTCTTCAATTACTGTCGTTAGTAATGCAAACCGACTACGACTGTTTTCAGTAAAATGACGACTTCTTTCTGAGGGTATTATGAAATTGAAACTTGTAACTTTTGCAATGCTTGCGACCGTATCCGCCAATGTATTGGCAGCCGATGTCATTAACCACAAGTCGCCATATTGTGGCTGTTGTGGTGACTGGACAAAACACATGGAAGAGAACGGCTTTACGGTCGAAGAAAAACTGCATGATGATATGAATGCCATCAAACGCGAATTAGGCATGAACAACCAACAACTCTACTCTTGCCATACAGCAGAAATAAACGGTTATCTGTTTGAAGGACACGTGCCAGCAGCCGATATTAAAGCCTTCTTGGAAAACCCACCGAAGAATGCGAAAGGTCTGACGGTTCCTGGAATGCCTGTAGGCTCTCCAGGCATGGAGTATGGCGATAAAAAGGACAGTTACACCGTTTACGCTTTCAATGAAAAAGGACAAGTTTCGGCCTTTAGTCACCACAAAGGTAACGACGAATAAAATAAAGCCCAGCTCTTAACACAGATGCTGGGCTTTTTCTTAGCAACTTAATGGACAATTAAGACGAAATCGTTAGAAACCGTAAGAGGCACCAAATACAAAGGCGTTGTTCACAAGGCTATCGCCATCGGCATTTTCTGCACCATGGGCCTGTGAACGAAGTTCAAAGTATGGCTGAACGCCTTTACGAGTCCATGTCGCACGGAACTCGTGATCCATCGTATCGGCATCAATCATGTATACGTTGTTGTAGCTTAGCGTCACATCTTCATTCATCACGTAACCAATGCGGTTATCCATGCGGTAGTCCGTATCTGCATCCGCATCTGTCGCATCAATGTGTGCACGGGTACGGTTGCTCAGAGAAATACCGTTATCGAAATTGTAACCAATCTTCACAAGAGGGCGGTATTGAAGGTTTTCGCCCGCTGAGAACAAGTGTTGGTAACCCGCTGCAACCCAAAGACGATCAGTGATATTAAATGACTGCTCACCCCCTACCGTAATGTAAGGTGTTATGTTCCCTGCGCCACCATTTTTGCTTTCTAGCTGGCCAAGTTGAATACCGTCAAACTCAGTGTAAACCGTAAAGCCACCAAATGAATTATCGAAAGTATGACCAGCTTCCAGTGTAGAAGTCACGTCCGAGCCGTGAATTCGGCCATCATCGTGAAATTGAACGTTACCTGTTACGTAAGAAGAACCAGCAAATGCGCTAGACGCGAAAGCGAGAGAAAGAGCACTCAGTGCAAAAATGTATTTCATAATTACTGCCTTTATTTATTCACGTTATGTGATGGTTCCAAGTTCTTAGGTTCCCTTACATAACAAAGTTTGGAATCTGCCTTAGTGGGCGAAGGCAATACTGAAACAATTAATTTTCGATGGAAAATAATTCCTTTTAAAAGGTGATCCTGTTCAAAACAGACAACACAACCTCAACAAAAACCTTTAAAATACAAACAAATACAACAAACGCAAATAATCAACTCAAAAACCAATACCAGATCGACATCACAAAAAACTTAATAATCTAGAGAAATTTACTTATTCAGATCACGACTTTACATTAAAATCCTGCTAATAACTTTTTTATCATAGCGAAATAATTAGATTTCGATCACACTTAATTCACGGTTAAAATTAAATGACTTTGTCAAAATGATCGAGTTTATAGCAATGGTTCTACCGTGCTCCCTTAATAAATAGCGCCTAGTACTCAGGCAAGGCATCTAAAACCTGTTCTATGCTCAATATGGCATTACGCTGTGGTTTAGGTATAAAGTGGTGTACTGATGTGCTTTCAAAATACTGGATACAAGGCATTATCCGGAAG is drawn from uncultured Vibrio sp. and contains these coding sequences:
- a CDS encoding oligogalacturonate-specific porin KdgM family protein, which codes for MKYIFALSALSLAFASSAFAGSSYVTGNVQFHDDGRIHGSDVTSTLEAGHTFDNSFGGFTVYTEFDGIQLGQLESKNGGAGNITPYITVGGEQSFNITDRLWVAAGYQHLFSAGENLQYRPLVKIGYNFDNGISLSNRTRAHIDATDADADTDYRMDNRIGYVMNEDVTLSYNNVYMIDADTMDHEFRATWTRKGVQPYFELRSQAHGAENADGDSLVNNAFVFGASYGF